Proteins co-encoded in one Cucurbita pepo subsp. pepo cultivar mu-cu-16 chromosome LG15, ASM280686v2, whole genome shotgun sequence genomic window:
- the LOC111811712 gene encoding fasciclin-like arabinogalactan protein 2 has protein sequence MRRPLPLSAAALALPLFFLLLFSSTADAHNITKILAKHPEFSTFNHYLSITHLAGEINRRLTITVLALDNSAMSDIISKHFTVGTIKNVLSLHVLVDYYGAKKLHQLSKGTTLSSTLFQASGSATGTSGYVNITNLKGGKVGFGSEDNGGDLNSFYVKSVMELPYNISILQISKVITSADAEAPTAAPLSLNLTEILPKQGCKTFCDLLIATGAAETYQSNIDGGLTVFCPTDAALNAFLPKYKNLTAAHKVSLLLYHGMPIYLSLQMLKSNNGVVNTLATDGGAKYDFDIKTDGEDVTVKTKVVTATVTATLIDSEPLIVYELDKVLQPRELFKAVPEEEDEAPAPKAAKKKKTKAPSPTASDGEEEEDADSPIGSDESDGEPEDQKSDKDGAFGSNGQRSIVAMILSLWLSVLLV, from the exons ATGCGGCGTCCACTCCCCCTCTCCGCCGCCGCTCTCGCGcttcctctgttcttcctcctcctcttctcctCTACCGCTGATGCTCATAACATCACCAAAATCCTAGCCAAACACCCCGAGTTCAGCACCTTCAATCATTACCTCTCAATCACGCATCTCGCTGGCGAGATCAACCGCCGTCTCACCATCACCGTCCTCGCACTCGACAACTCCGCCATGTCCGATATCATCTCCAAGCATTTCACCGTTGGCACAATCAAGAATGTGCTCTCGCTTCACGTTCTTGTCGATTACTACGGCGCCAAAAAACTCCACCAGCTCTCTAAAGGAACCACGCTCTCTTCTACTCTCTTTCAGGCTTCCGGCTCCGCCACTGGAACCTCCGGATATGTCAATATCACAAATCTGAAAGGCGGAAAAGTCGGATTCGGCTCTGAAGATAACGGCGGCGATCTGAATTCGTTTTATGTCAAATCGGTCATGGAATTGCCCTACAATATCTCCATTTTGCAGATCAGCAAG GTTATAACATCCGCCGATGCGGAGGCGCCAACGGCGGCGCCGCTCAGTTTAAATCTGACGGAAATCCTGCCTAAGCAAGGCTGCAAAACCTTCTGCGATCTGTTAATCGCCACTGGCGCCGCCGAGACCTATCAATCGAACATCGACGGTGGATTGACGGTGTTTTGTCCCACAGATGCCGCACTCAATGCCTTTCTTCCGAAGTACAAGAATCTGACGGCTGCGCATAAAGTGTCGCTGCTGTTGTACCACGGCATGCCGATTTACTTGTCGTTACAGATGCTCAAATCGAACAACGGTGTTGTCAACACGCTGGCTACCGACGGTGGCGCTAAGTACGATTTCGACATTAAGACCGATGGCGAGGATGTTACGGTGAAGACGAAGGTAGTGACAGCAACGGTAACGGCGACGCTGATCGATTCGGAGCCGCTGATAGTGTATGAACTCGACAAAGTGTTGCAGCCCCGGGAGCTTTTCAAGGCAGTGCCGGAGGAGGAAGACGAGGCTCCCGCGCCGAAAGcggcgaagaagaagaagaccaaGGCACCATCGCCTACGGCGTCAGAcggagaggaggaggaagatgcCGACTCGCCGATCGGCTCCGACGAATCCGACGGCGAGCCAGAGGATCAGAAATCAGACAAAGACGGGGCGTTTGGATCGAACGGTCAGAGATCGATCGTGGCAATGATATTGAGTTTGTGGTTGTCTGTTTTGCTCGTATGA